ATAAGTGGTGTTACGGGTGGAAGTTTATCGTGCTTATACAAAGTGGATTTATATTGGGTTTATGCGAAGTTGTTTTACAAAGTTGTTTTAAAAATCGGTTTTGGGAATAATTGGTGTTACAAGGTGGATTGACATCGTGCTTTTAGAAAGTGGATTTATATCGTACTTATAAAAAGTGGATTTATTTCATGCTTATGCAAAGTGCTTTTACACAGTTACCTTGCAAATAGGTTTTAGAAATAATTGGTGTCACAAAGTGGATTTATATCATGCCTATGTAAAATGAATTTATATCGTGCTTCTACAACGTGTATTTATTTCATGCTTATGCAAAGTGGTTTTCCTCAGTGTTATTACAGACTGGTTTAAGAAATATTTGGTGTTAAAAGTTGGATTTATATTGTGCTTATACATAAAGGATTTATAGAGTGCTTATGCAAAGTGCTTCACACAGTTGTTTTGCAAATTGGTTTTGGGATTAATTGATGTTACAAGGTGGATTTATATCATGCTtatacaaagtggatttatttcgTGTTTATACAAGGTGGATTTCTTTCGGTCTTGAGCATAGATGTTTTGCAAAGTTGTTTTATGAAGTGGATTTAGAAATACTTGGTGTTACAAGGTGGATTTCTATCATTTTATACATAGTGGATTTATATCGTGTTTGTGCAAATTGGTATTACAGAGTTGATTTACAAAGTGGTTTTAGAAATAATTTGGGTTGCAAGGAGGATTGTTATTGTGCTTATGCAAAGTGGTTTTGTACAGTTGTTTTACAAATTGgtttaagaaataatttatgtTACTAGGTGGATTAATACCGTGCTTTTACAAAGTGTGTTAATATCTTGTTTATGCAAAGTGGATTTATATCAAGTTCATAAAACGTGGATATATAATGTGCTTATGCAAAGTTGTTTACACAgttgtttttgaaattcattttagaaataattgGTGTTACAAAGTGGATTTATCTTGTTTAAGTGCAAATTGATTTTACAAAGTGGGTTTGGAAATAATTGGTGTTACAAAGTGGATTTGTGTCGTGCTTATACAAAGTGGAATTATATCATGgttatgttagtgcttttatacAGTTGTTTTAGAACATAGTTTTAGAAATAATTGGTGTTACAAAGTGGGTTTATATGTGGCTTATTCAAAGTAGATTTATATTTTGCTTAAACTAAGTGGATTTATATCATGCTTATGTAGAGTTGATTTATATAACGCTTATGCAAAGTGGTTTTGCACAGTTGTTTTACAAAGTTGTTTTGGAAATAATTGGTGTTACAAGTGGATTTATATCGTGCTtatacaaagtggatttattttgtggcattctcaggccacaagcagggagctggacagaaagaggatcagcccgtacatgaaccagcacccgtgtgggtagctggccatgcaagacagagggtgtggcttCAAATCCTATGAGGTGgattttcagcgtgaggggattttaacttctgctggtgggattgaaacggaaccaatTCACCCCctccccatatacatgtctccaaactctctctttcttacacacacagacacacacacacacactgacatgaagttgtactttcaccaaagctttatggcatccaagcgttccatcactcTTCGTTGTTGTtcgtgaaatctctggcatcaatcatgccatcatccccgTTAGTTGCAATGTGGACAGAGAGCAAGGTGATGGTCGTAAGTCCATcttctcccagtgctgtggagaagagttTATGATGTGAGAAGTCATGAGTGAGGCTGTCCCACCCTCAGGCCTCTGACCATTTttggacttgaagctgattggtggagctggctactggggggcgggggcgcaggtcgtgtaggctatataagggtggtgagtggagggagagcatccctgacctgagcaaggttgcagagagggaagcagagagtgGAGCGCCAGcacacaagtctcgggaccatggcctcTGGAGTAGTGCTCAAGTCGACTTCACTGCACTccgggggtgagtctcatttcaggGTCCtgggcagatacagaggttctcagcagAATCCAGatggggctttgtatgtgccagggaagtCATCAGTCCGGCCTCAGAAAGAGACCCAGCTGGACGAGGGATTGGCTGCAGaggaaacagagctggctgccagaggggaagcttctctgagctggatggaaccttacagcattggggctggtctgcagaacccagggaacgcctgctacatgaatgcagctcTCCAGTGCCTGACGTACACCCTGCCACTTACCAACTATCTGCTGTCACAGGAGCACTCCCACACCTGCCAGCGCCGTTCAGAGCTCTGcatgctctgtgctctggaaagtcactttacttgggctcTGCACAGTCCCGGCCACATGACCCAGCCCTAtaaggcattggctgctggctttcataGAAACCACCAAGAAGATGCCCacagtttctgatgttcgcgcttgatgccctcagggcagcaggcctgtctggcctcaactgcgagttGGGGCCCACAGAgcaccagcctctaagccataagctagctggaggccgctggaggtctcaagtcacatgtctccagtgccaaGGCACTTCAGACACACGGGACCCTTACCTGGACATCATGCTGGAGATCCAGGCTGCCAAGAATGTACAGGAAGCCTTgtggcatttggtgagcccgcaagagctggacggggacaatgCCTATGATTgcgctgcctgcctcaagaagaggCCTGCGTCCTGCACGCTTACCTTGCACatgtgtggggatgtgctcatttTGGTCTTGAAGAGTTTTTCTGACTTCACGTATGACAAAATGGCAAAGCCCATGCACTATCCTGTTTGGACATGAGGCTTTACCTGTCTCAGCAGAATGGGGGGCCACTGGAGTACAGGCtgtatgctgtccttgtgcacgtgggcttgcatCGTACCAGATGACATTACCTGTGCTATGTCAAAGCCGGCAATGGctgctggtatcagatggatgatgCGAAGGTCAGCACCTGTGGCCTGACTTCatccttgaagcaaagtgcctacgtgctctTTTATGTGCGCAAGGGTGGATGGGAtggtgctggagaccagctctggcAAAGGATGCCTGGATTGGCGAGATGATATGAAGAAGAGATACGATgtggaccactatgacatgatgctcataatggacaactcagaaaagttgccttcttaaTTTGTACACAAattatcacaagcttttgcacaatatccaattgtttcatttttatttcatggttaagagaatacaaaaaacaatcctaaagaaaacattttcaaccaaccattactcattgaaacctgcagtcacctggctgaagccaggaactccacagttggcagtaCATGCGGTTACATAATGACAAGcggtttacttatactcaaaatcaatttttactaaacacaaactaactaatattgcttaaaatattaagagtacagaattaaaatatcataaatgaaaggatttttataaaagcatataacatagattctttgctaaatcttataatcaaatcatgcattaattaccgtcaccttcacatagtgctgattcaattggtttttgttcttttgttaaagggcagtgaaagggatccaggcaactcagccaatctacaaacagagggcctttgcaaaaagcttccttttatctttataaactgttttctttccctacatataagtgccaatataaga
The sequence above is a segment of the Ochotona princeps isolate mOchPri1 chromosome 20, mOchPri1.hap1, whole genome shotgun sequence genome. Coding sequences within it:
- the LOC131482763 gene encoding LOW QUALITY PROTEIN: ubiquitin carboxyl-terminal hydrolase 17-like (The sequence of the model RefSeq protein was modified relative to this genomic sequence to represent the inferred CDS: inserted 2 bases in 2 codons; substituted 1 base at 1 genomic stop codon): MASGVVLKSTSLHSGGESHFRVLGRYRGSQQNPDGALYVPGKSSVRPQKETQLDEGLAAEETELAARGEASLSWMEPYSIGAGLQNPGNACYMNAALQCLTYTLPLTNYLLSQEHSHTCQRRSELCMLCALESHFTWALHSPGHMTQPYKALAAGFHRNHQEDAHXFLMFALDALRAAGLSGLNCELGPTEHQPLSHKLAGGRWRSQVTCLQCQGTSDTRDPYLDIMLEIQAAKNVQEALWHLVSPQELDGDNAYDCAACLKKRPASCTLTLHMCGDVLILVLKSFSDFTYDKMAKPMHYXCLDMRLYLSQQNGGPLEYRLYAVLVHVGLHRTRXHYLCYVKAGNGCWYQMDDAKVSTCGLTSSLKQSAYVLFYVRKGGWDGAGDQLWQRMPGLAR